CCGTCAGATCCATGCCAAGCTCGTCCTGCAGCGCCTTTCCCTCGCAACATGCGGTCATAAAGGCCCACTCCCCGATGGGTACAATCAGCCCCGTCTCTTCCGCCAACGGAATAAACTGCGACGGCGAGATGCTCCCTAGTCTGTGATTTGTCCATCGAAGCAGCGCTTCCATTCCGGTCACAGCTCCGGTGGTCAGTGAGATCTGCGGCTGGTAGTGCATACTGAGCTCTTTATTCGCCAACGCATGTCGCAGCGCATGCTCCATCGTCAGGCGCTCTGCCGTCTCCTTCAGCATGCTTTCGCTGAAGATTTGAAACTGATTCCGCCCGTTCTCCTTTGCCGCGTACATCGCCGAATCTGCCCGTTTGAGCAGATGTTTGGCATCGCTTGCGAAGTCGGGAAAGATGCAGACCCCGACACTCGCGGTCACGTGCACCAGATGTTCTTCGATCGAGATCTCCGGCGATAATGTGGCTACCAGATTGACTGCGCATTGTTCGACGTCGTCCACGGTGGTGATGTCCGGCATTACCACCACAAACTCATCCCCGCCTATCCGCGCCACCACATCGGTGCTGCGCACAGAGCGACGCAATCTATGGGCAGCCTCGACCAGAATCTGGTCGCCCGCCGAATGTCCCAGGGAGTCATTGATGCGTTTGAAGTGATCCAGATCGATCACAAAGACCGCGACCTTTGTCCCGTAACGTCGCGCCAGTTCCACCGTCTGGACGGTCTTGTCCTGCAAGAGCGCGCGGCCTGTCAGCCCCGTCAGTTGATCATGCGTGGCCAGATGAGTCACATACTCCATCATCTGCCGCCGATCCGTAATATCAAATGCAATGCTTACGAAGCCGGTTACCTCTCCAGCCTCGGTCTTCACGGCTCTCATGGCCAGATTGATCGGCGTTCGTCCGCCGTCGCGTCTGATCAGAGTCCACTCCTGCTCCTCCATCTCTCCCTGGGACGCCTTCGTCGTCAGAACTTCGAAGCCATATTTTTCCAGTGTCGCGGAGGAATCAATTGCGACCGCCCTGCCCAGAAGTTCGCGCTCGTCGTGCAACACCGTCAGCGAAGACTTTCCCACCAACTCCTCGCTCCGATATCCCGTCAGCCTCTCTGCCTCCCCGTTCATTGCCGTAATCATCCCGGCAATATCGGTTGCGACGATGCTGAAAGGAGCGTTCTGAAAGACGGAGCCAGTAAACTCCGCCAGGTGAGCATATCGCTCCTGCGTCACCTTAGCTTCGCTGATATCGCTGAAGGTAATGGCCAGTCCATCCCCGAGCTTGACCACCTGGGTTCGCAACCAAGTCGCCTTTACACTCGCGTAGCTCAGAGGAAACTCTTCGTTAAGTGACTCCCCGGTCTCGACAACTCTGCAAAACCTGGCGAACATCGATCCCGTTGCCTTTATCGGAGTTACTGAGGACAGAGTCTGTCCCAGCAACTCGGAGCGTGATCGTTCTACCAGCCTCTCGACGTTGGCATTGACGTAAAGAATCCGGAAGTCCACGATTCTGCCTTCTTCGTCTCGTAAGGATTCAAAGAGCCCAAAGGCATCCAGGCTCGTCTCAGCGGCTGCCAAAAATTGAGAATGCGCCTGCTGAGCCCCTTTTAGCTTCTCTCGGCCGCGTTCGTGCCACAGTGCCCACAATGCAAGAGCAGTGCCAGAGATCGCAATTAAGACCGTGCTCAACCTTCCGAACTCAGCCCCATGCTCTATTCGCCAGAGCCCTGCTACCACCAGCGAAACCGGCGCTGCTGAGAGGATCGTCTTCCAAACCCAGGATCGCTGGGATTCGAGCACAGAGGCTTTCAAGAAGTACCTCGAAGTACAAGCCAGGATATTGCCAGCATCGTGTTTCTCTACCCCCGTCAACGCCGTAACCGAATGAAGCAACTATTTCGCTGTCAAAAAGGGTGCTGTTTGCGTACGTAAACGGTTGCTTTCGATTTTTATTTCGCAGCAATACCAAATGCAGTCTATTCGTTCCTCGCAGCCGGGGATCAACTATTTTGAGTCCACGGGTCGGTAAAGAGCAACAATCTCTCCGGCACACTATTCCTGCGACATCCAGCCGTGCATCTCCATCCAGTTCGCGAGCAGAGTAGGGTAGATGGCTAGCTCGGTCATTCCTTTCATCCCTTGCGCCATTCCCGCTCCGTGCTGCCCGCGCTCGAAGATGTGCAACTCCACAGGCACGCCGGCTTCCTTGAGCGCGTCGTAAAACGCTGTTGCATTGAGTGGACTCACCTGCTGATCAGCAGTCGTCGAGAAGATGAAGCATGGAGAGGTATTCTTCGTCACCAGCTTCACCACCGAGATCGAGTCCAGCATTGCCTTCGTCGGATGATTGCCCAGCAGTCCCTCCATGTCCGTCTTCCTGGGGATCGTGGCGTCCATGGTAAACCGCCCATAGGAAACAATGGCGAAGTCGGGCCGGTCGCTCACCCTATCGATCGGATCCTCCGCGCCCGTGGCGCCGTTATCGTTTACCGCAGCAAGATAACCTGCCAGGTGACCGCCAGCGGAGAAGCCCCACAGCCCGATCCTGTCCTTCGCCACTCCCAGCTCTGCGGCGTGGCTGCGCACATAGCGCATCGCCCGTGCGCCATCCAGCATCGGAGAAGGGAAGTGGTATCGCGGTCCCAGCCGGTACTCCAGCACAAACGCCGTCACGCCATGCGCATTCAGCCAGCGCGCCTCCTCCCCACCCTCCTTTTCGATCGCCAGATGAACATATCCGCCCCCAGGCATCACGATCACCGCAGAATGTACTCCGGCACCCGGCGCTGGGTACACATACATCTTTGGAATGTCGCCTTCGCTTCCTCCCAACGCACCTGGCGCTCCGTTCGGCCATAGCACGATGGTCTTTGCAAATCCCATCGGAGGCTTCGTCACGGTTGCGTCAGCGATGGCGTGTGCGGAGGTAGCTGCCGTCGCCGAGTTTGAGGCGCAACCCGCTCCAGGCAGCGCACAGAAACAGCCGACTGTCAGCCAAAGAAGTGGTCTCATCGTCCCGTCAAAATTCATCTTCCCAATCCATCGCCACTGCAACAACACGAGATGGCGGATTCGCGGCTCAGACCGTCGAATCCGCAGTGAACATCTCGCTTTTTGGCATCAATGCCGCTGCCGACTCTACCCGGTTTCGTCCCAGATACTTGGCACGATACAACGCGTGATCGGAGGCCGTCAGCAAAGATATCACCGTGGTGTTGCGGTTCGGTACCTCCGCCGCGACACCCACGCTGATGGTTTGGATTCCGAACTGATTTCCCCCGTGCGGCACCTTCAAGGAGGCGACGGCCTCGCGGACGTCTTCAGCGACTTGCATGGCAACTTCGATATTCATGTTCTGGAGGATCACAGCAAACTCCTCGCCCCCGAAACGTGCTGCGATCTCTGCTTTGCCCTGCAGCGCACCGGCAATCGCCTTCGCAATGCAGCGTAGACATTCATCTCCGCCAACATGTCCATTGAGGTCGTTATACGCCTTGAAGAGATCCACATCGATCAGCAGCAGAGCCAGCGACTGCTCCTCGCGCATCGCCCGATACCATGCCTGCTCCAGCCGCTCATCAAACGCTCGCCGGTTTGCCAGGCCAGTCAGGGCATCCGCATTGGCCAGCTCGCGGTATCGCAGCTCGCTCTTCTGCAACGAAATCTCCAGCGCCTTGCGCTCCTCGAGCAGAGCCGCCACCGGGAAGAAGGTGAACAGAGCCACCGCAAGGAAGATCTGCTCAATCACAATCTTGTGAAGCAGATTCGTGCCAGTGATCAGCATCAACGGCCCATGTCCAGTGACGGTAAACCAGATCGAGATCAGTGCGATCACAAACACGGCGAGCACCGTGCCTGGGAAACCCAACCGGAACACCACCAGCAACAGCGCAGGAAAGATAAAAAAGATGAGCGGGTCTTTGCTGTGGCTGAACACCAACGCTGTCGCAGCCGCAGGAACCATTAGCAACAATAGCGTTCTCGGCAGCTCCTGGC
The nucleotide sequence above comes from Tunturibacter empetritectus. Encoded proteins:
- a CDS encoding sensor domain-containing protein, translated to MKASVLESQRSWVWKTILSAAPVSLVVAGLWRIEHGAEFGRLSTVLIAISGTALALWALWHERGREKLKGAQQAHSQFLAAAETSLDAFGLFESLRDEEGRIVDFRILYVNANVERLVERSRSELLGQTLSSVTPIKATGSMFARFCRVVETGESLNEEFPLSYASVKATWLRTQVVKLGDGLAITFSDISEAKVTQERYAHLAEFTGSVFQNAPFSIVATDIAGMITAMNGEAERLTGYRSEELVGKSSLTVLHDERELLGRAVAIDSSATLEKYGFEVLTTKASQGEMEEQEWTLIRRDGGRTPINLAMRAVKTEAGEVTGFVSIAFDITDRRQMMEYVTHLATHDQLTGLTGRALLQDKTVQTVELARRYGTKVAVFVIDLDHFKRINDSLGHSAGDQILVEAAHRLRRSVRSTDVVARIGGDEFVVVMPDITTVDDVEQCAVNLVATLSPEISIEEHLVHVTASVGVCIFPDFASDAKHLLKRADSAMYAAKENGRNQFQIFSESMLKETAERLTMEHALRHALANKELSMHYQPQISLTTGAVTGMEALLRWTNHRLGSISPSQFIPLAEETGLIVPIGEWAFMTACCEGKALQDELGMDLTVSINLSPRQFQQKNLVPLVEHSLSKSGLSPERLQIEITENMLMVNSEHVLEKLQKMRELGVRISIDDFGTGFCSFSYLLEYQVDQLKIDQSFVKKAGTDANAAAVVRTIIAMSHGLNIKVVAEGVETDEQMRFLLRRKCDEAQGNFIAKPVAMAEFGDVVRQYAEGPAARASESAIGLVR
- a CDS encoding alpha/beta hydrolase → MNFDGTMRPLLWLTVGCFCALPGAGCASNSATAATSAHAIADATVTKPPMGFAKTIVLWPNGAPGALGGSEGDIPKMYVYPAPGAGVHSAVIVMPGGGYVHLAIEKEGGEEARWLNAHGVTAFVLEYRLGPRYHFPSPMLDGARAMRYVRSHAAELGVAKDRIGLWGFSAGGHLAGYLAAVNDNGATGAEDPIDRVSDRPDFAIVSYGRFTMDATIPRKTDMEGLLGNHPTKAMLDSISVVKLVTKNTSPCFIFSTTADQQVSPLNATAFYDALKEAGVPVELHIFERGQHGAGMAQGMKGMTELAIYPTLLANWMEMHGWMSQE
- a CDS encoding GGDEF domain-containing protein, producing MDISKTVGEASLEVELAHCAAPEATYARSRSESIRWGHLTATFFTLLLFSWLGIVLSRQSDGVATIWFTNGLLFALVVTQPKKTWIPYFIAGFLADTLADVLYGDPLRLAVGVSVANSVEVITSSVLLTRWFGSPLQLTKRQPLLGFLGVAVVGATAVTSALGASWTMLFVNAGPWWMLFRTWYLGDVLGMAIIAPLVFILQRPGFFTMLSSQELPRTLLLLMVPAAATALVFSHSKDPLIFFIFPALLLVVFRLGFPGTVLAVFVIALISIWFTVTGHGPLMLITGTNLLHKIVIEQIFLAVALFTFFPVAALLEERKALEISLQKSELRYRELANADALTGLANRRAFDERLEQAWYRAMREEQSLALLLIDVDLFKAYNDLNGHVGGDECLRCIAKAIAGALQGKAEIAARFGGEEFAVILQNMNIEVAMQVAEDVREAVASLKVPHGGNQFGIQTISVGVAAEVPNRNTTVISLLTASDHALYRAKYLGRNRVESAAALMPKSEMFTADSTV